In Miniphocaeibacter halophilus, the following proteins share a genomic window:
- a CDS encoding HAD family hydrolase gives MYKAYVFDLDGTIIDSLNTIADCFNEELIKLGYKPAKVELFKYFVGDGPRILTERALAYIMERDNLTYSNEEKENIIKKLHSNYLNSYNNIDDDYTEVYKGIRESLEYLKENNKKIAVCTNKPLKAAKNVLENNFGENYFDYIIGLDENTPRKPNPYMMEKLIRDLDLKKEEIAYFGDTSTDMLTAKNVEVYAVGVTWGFRKRDELEEYGADKIINDPLEIKRI, from the coding sequence ATGTATAAAGCATATGTTTTTGATTTAGACGGAACAATTATTGACAGTTTAAACACAATAGCAGATTGTTTTAATGAAGAATTAATAAAGCTAGGCTATAAACCGGCAAAGGTTGAACTATTTAAATATTTTGTAGGAGATGGTCCTAGAATACTTACAGAAAGAGCATTGGCCTATATAATGGAAAGGGATAACCTTACTTATTCCAATGAAGAAAAAGAAAATATTATTAAAAAATTACATTCTAATTATCTAAATAGCTATAATAATATAGACGACGATTATACGGAAGTTTATAAAGGAATAAGAGAATCCTTAGAATATTTAAAGGAAAACAACAAAAAAATCGCAGTTTGTACAAACAAACCTTTAAAAGCAGCAAAAAATGTTTTAGAGAATAATTTTGGAGAAAATTACTTCGATTATATAATTGGACTAGATGAAAACACTCCAAGAAAACCAAATCCATATATGATGGAAAAATTAATAAGGGATTTAGATTTAAAGAAAGAAGAAATAGCATATTTTGGAGATACTTCTACCGATATGCTAACAGCTAAAAATGTAGAAGTCTATGCTGTAGGAGTAACCTGGGGATTTAGAAAAAGAGATGAATTAGAAGAATATGGAGCAGATAAGATAATTAATGATCCATTGGAAATTAAAAGAATTTAG
- a CDS encoding TrmH family RNA methyltransferase → MEKLKQYKKEFTYTYTLGPFPTFELINSRPELVDRVILSEKFNELDKIISILNENSIPFSFEPRTLDRIGNKKKIYVAGVLKKYDEKIKEGNHLVLDNISDMGNLGTIIRTMVAFGIKDLALIGNSCDIFNPKVIRGSMGALFKIRFEYFKTIEDYIKKFNNNKYAFILDEGSKNVLNTTIVKPYSLIFGNEGSGLGKEYYRNDIEKIIIEQSSEVDSLNLPIAIGIGIYTIKNKE, encoded by the coding sequence ATGGAAAAACTAAAACAGTATAAAAAAGAATTTACTTATACCTATACATTAGGACCTTTTCCAACCTTTGAGCTAATAAATAGTAGACCGGAATTAGTGGACAGGGTTATTTTATCGGAAAAATTTAATGAATTAGATAAAATAATTTCAATTTTAAATGAAAACAGCATCCCTTTTTCCTTTGAACCTAGAACATTAGATAGAATAGGGAATAAAAAGAAAATATATGTTGCCGGTGTATTAAAAAAATATGATGAAAAAATTAAAGAAGGTAACCATTTAGTTCTTGATAATATAAGCGATATGGGAAATTTAGGAACTATTATAAGAACAATGGTTGCCTTTGGTATTAAGGATTTAGCCTTAATTGGAAATAGTTGTGATATTTTTAATCCTAAGGTAATAAGAGGAAGTATGGGGGCTTTGTTTAAAATTAGATTTGAATATTTTAAAACCATAGAGGACTATATTAAAAAATTCAATAACAATAAATATGCTTTTATATTAGATGAAGGCTCAAAAAATGTTTTAAACACCACCATAGTAAAGCCATATTCATTAATATTTGGAAATGAAGGCTCGGGTTTAGGAAAAGAATACTATAGAAATGATATTGAGAAAATTATAATAGAGCAAAGTAGTGAAGTAGATTCGTTAAATTTACCAATAGCAATAGGAATAGGTATATATACAATTAAAAATAAAGAATAA
- a CDS encoding C39 family peptidase, producing MSRKKLSGKAYKKRKRQIMRNRLFLIIIIIVIVVLAVNIFSLGNGDDSDNRFTRLIGTSEYDREDDEKNKRNNNIDVEYSEATDEKGWKANIEKAKKVNENASVILENIDRIPEDLLKMAGTNPQTIDFVAKFADTSIKYKLNYPNKIYKDVDYPYYIQWDQRWGYKEYGSGVIGSAGCAPTSLAMMLSGLLGYNITPDEIADIAINNGHVGDYGTGWDIYPFIAREYNLDIKELEIDKEALLTELDKGNPVIISVGPGTFTTVSHVMLIVGNDDNNNLKIYDPNNLGNSEKTWDFDSFKEEVKKMWAFSE from the coding sequence ATGAGTAGAAAAAAACTATCAGGAAAAGCTTATAAGAAAAGAAAAAGACAAATCATGAGAAACAGGCTTTTCTTAATAATAATTATTATAGTAATAGTAGTATTAGCAGTAAATATTTTTTCACTTGGAAATGGCGACGACAGTGACAATAGATTTACAAGACTAATAGGTACTAGTGAATATGATAGAGAAGATGATGAAAAAAATAAAAGAAATAATAATATAGATGTGGAATATTCAGAAGCAACAGATGAAAAAGGATGGAAGGCAAATATAGAAAAAGCTAAAAAAGTCAATGAAAATGCTTCAGTAATTTTAGAAAATATTGACAGAATTCCGGAAGACTTGTTGAAGATGGCTGGAACTAATCCACAAACTATCGATTTTGTTGCAAAATTTGCCGATACTTCAATAAAATATAAACTTAATTATCCAAATAAAATATATAAAGATGTAGATTATCCTTATTATATTCAATGGGATCAAAGATGGGGATATAAAGAATATGGCTCAGGCGTAATTGGAAGTGCCGGTTGTGCACCAACTTCTTTAGCTATGATGTTATCGGGTTTACTAGGATATAATATAACTCCCGATGAAATTGCAGATATAGCCATTAATAATGGACATGTAGGTGATTATGGAACAGGCTGGGATATTTATCCCTTCATTGCTAGGGAATATAATTTAGATATTAAGGAATTAGAAATTGACAAAGAAGCCTTACTAACTGAATTGGATAAGGGTAATCCGGTAATAATTTCAGTAGGACCTGGAACATTTACAACAGTATCTCACGTTATGTTAATAGTAGGTAATGATGATAATAACAATTTAAAAATATATGATCCGAATAATTTGGGAAATAGTGAAAAAACTTGGGATTTTGATTCTTTCAAAGAAGAAGTTAAAAAAATGTGGGCTTTTAGTGAGTAG
- a CDS encoding xanthine dehydrogenase family protein molybdopterin-binding subunit: MNISQSVRKKDHRAKIDGSAKYVEDLNIDGMLQARVLRSKYARAKILNIKTPSLPEGYFIVDKNDVPGINEVHMVEDDTPVFADGIVEFIGDPILMVVGPDLKIVDELLNKIVVDYEVLTPVLDPEKSDTAFFEYDFGKGDVEEAFSKADKVYTETFRTGYQEQAYLEVQGMIGDYHDGKVTVRGSMQCPYYVHGAVAKAMGLEARKVQIIQDVTGGGFGGKEDYPSLLGCQLAVASHKAKKPVRCIFERREDMEFTTKRHPSISKYKVAVKDGKVTAMDIDVIFDGGAYTTLSAVVLQRGLMCSNGVYNVPNLKVHGKAVKTNTTPTGAYRGFGAPQTFFAVETIMNRIARDLNIDEIDFKLANVVKEGDSTSTSGKFHFHVPLPEMMEKILKKSDYRRKKEEYKNQTGRYRKGIGFSWHLHGAGFTGSAERDLIKAEVKLLKHANNKVEILASNADIGQGLKTTFSKIVANELNIPYEEILINNPDTDRVPDSGPTVASRSLMVVGELLRRAAIKLRSNWIENEEQVIIENFKEPDFVIPFDINVFQGDAYPTYAWGAQIIELEIDTLTGGHKVIGVWSSFDVGTPIDMNIVVGQMEGGLLQGIGYSHMENMDYDNKGRIRNNSFTDYIIPTAADIPFFDVDMHIVEYPLGPYGAKGAGELPLVGVASAYIEAVENATKSNINHNPITMEETLVAFKEAK, encoded by the coding sequence ATGAATATAAGTCAATCTGTAAGAAAAAAAGATCATCGTGCAAAAATAGATGGTAGTGCAAAATATGTTGAAGACCTAAATATTGACGGAATGTTACAGGCAAGAGTACTCCGTTCTAAATATGCTAGAGCAAAAATTTTAAATATCAAAACACCTAGTTTACCTGAGGGTTATTTTATTGTAGATAAAAATGATGTTCCAGGTATTAATGAAGTACATATGGTAGAAGACGATACACCGGTTTTTGCTGACGGAATTGTAGAATTTATTGGGGATCCTATTTTAATGGTAGTTGGTCCGGATTTAAAAATAGTCGACGAACTACTAAATAAAATAGTTGTTGACTATGAAGTTCTAACTCCAGTTTTAGACCCTGAAAAATCAGATACCGCCTTTTTTGAATATGATTTTGGAAAAGGTGATGTTGAAGAAGCTTTTTCTAAAGCGGATAAGGTATATACTGAAACCTTTAGAACAGGTTACCAAGAACAGGCCTACTTAGAAGTTCAAGGTATGATTGGAGATTATCATGATGGAAAAGTTACTGTAAGAGGTTCTATGCAATGTCCTTACTATGTTCACGGTGCTGTTGCTAAGGCAATGGGCTTAGAGGCAAGAAAGGTACAAATTATTCAAGATGTTACCGGCGGAGGCTTTGGAGGTAAAGAGGATTATCCTTCTTTATTAGGTTGTCAATTAGCTGTTGCATCCCATAAAGCAAAAAAACCTGTTAGATGTATTTTTGAAAGAAGAGAGGACATGGAATTTACTACTAAAAGACATCCTTCTATTTCAAAATATAAGGTAGCTGTTAAAGACGGTAAGGTAACCGCTATGGATATAGATGTAATTTTTGATGGCGGTGCCTATACAACTTTATCTGCAGTAGTTCTTCAAAGGGGATTAATGTGCTCTAATGGAGTTTATAATGTTCCAAATTTAAAAGTTCATGGTAAGGCTGTAAAGACCAACACAACGCCTACTGGAGCCTACAGGGGTTTTGGTGCTCCACAAACCTTCTTTGCTGTTGAAACTATAATGAACAGAATTGCTAGAGATTTAAACATTGATGAAATAGACTTTAAGTTAGCCAATGTTGTAAAAGAAGGAGATTCTACATCTACTTCAGGAAAATTCCATTTCCACGTTCCTCTACCGGAAATGATGGAAAAAATACTGAAAAAATCAGATTATAGAAGAAAGAAGGAAGAATACAAAAATCAAACAGGTAGATACAGAAAAGGCATTGGATTTTCTTGGCATTTACATGGAGCAGGTTTTACCGGTTCAGCAGAAAGGGATTTAATTAAAGCTGAAGTTAAATTATTAAAACACGCAAACAATAAGGTGGAAATATTAGCATCTAATGCCGATATTGGTCAAGGACTTAAAACTACTTTTTCTAAAATAGTGGCTAATGAGCTTAATATTCCTTACGAGGAAATTTTAATTAACAATCCGGATACAGATAGAGTTCCTGACTCTGGACCTACTGTAGCTTCACGTTCCCTTATGGTTGTTGGAGAGCTTTTAAGAAGAGCTGCAATTAAATTAAGAAGCAATTGGATTGAAAACGAAGAACAGGTTATAATAGAAAATTTTAAAGAGCCGGATTTTGTTATACCTTTTGATATTAATGTTTTCCAAGGAGACGCTTATCCAACATATGCATGGGGTGCACAAATTATTGAACTGGAAATTGATACCTTAACAGGTGGCCATAAAGTAATAGGAGTTTGGTCCTCCTTTGATGTTGGTACACCAATAGATATGAATATAGTTGTTGGACAAATGGAGGGTGGACTTTTACAAGGTATTGGATATTCCCATATGGAAAATATGGATTATGACAATAAGGGTAGAATTAGAAATAATAGTTTTACCGACTATATAATTCCTACTGCTGCCGATATTCCATTCTTTGATGTAGATATGCATATTGTAGAATATCCGTTAGGACCTTATGGGGCAAAAGGAGCCGGAGAGCTACCTTTAGTAGGAGTTGCCAGTGCATATATAGAAGCTGTTGAAAATGCAACTAAATCAAACATTAATCATAACCCTATAACAATGGAAGAAACTTTAGTAGCATTTAAGGAGGCAAAATAA
- a CDS encoding (2Fe-2S)-binding protein, whose translation MNNTIKFILDGKNVEYNGNPSERLLDVLRNYFHSTGVKCGCKEGECGACSVLIDGVLANSCMLTVGRIENCEVMTIEGFSKTKKFDVIDKAYSSVGAVQCGFCIPGMVLATEYLLSQNPNPTEEEIRDGISGNLCRCTGYNAIVRAVGIAAKEGEGLW comes from the coding sequence ATGAATAATACTATTAAATTTATTCTTGATGGAAAAAATGTAGAATATAATGGAAATCCTTCTGAAAGACTACTAGATGTACTTCGTAATTATTTTCATTCCACCGGTGTAAAATGTGGATGTAAAGAAGGCGAATGTGGTGCTTGTTCAGTTTTAATAGATGGAGTTTTAGCAAATTCCTGTATGCTTACTGTTGGAAGAATTGAAAACTGTGAAGTAATGACCATTGAAGGATTTAGTAAAACTAAAAAATTTGATGTAATAGATAAGGCCTATAGCTCTGTTGGAGCAGTCCAATGCGGTTTTTGTATTCCTGGAATGGTACTGGCTACAGAATACTTACTAAGTCAAAATCCAAATCCAACAGAAGAGGAAATAAGAGATGGTATTTCCGGAAATCTATGTCGTTGTACAGGCTATAATGCCATTGTAAGAGCTGTTGGTATTGCTGCAAAGGAAGGTGAAGGATTATGGTAA
- a CDS encoding FAD binding domain-containing protein, with protein MVKNYTPKSLDEALELMKNNELVPFAGGTDLMVKNDESLNYIYLYKIPELKKVYKEDSYLKLGAASTFTELIENKLIPEILRDALKKIAAPAIRNFGTIGGNIGNGSSKADSVLIFMVLDAYIKVQSKNNERVIPIKDFYKGNKKLDLNKDELITEIWLPEKEYTNYVYEKVGARQALAISRVDFAGIIDIEDNIIKHIAVAIGAIEDLIIRRPDIDNLLIGKTIEEAKSLKEEYLNKYSEAINPRAGRVSVEYRKDVSMNFLNYFLESKGI; from the coding sequence ATGGTAAAAAACTATACACCTAAATCATTAGATGAAGCATTAGAATTAATGAAAAATAATGAGTTAGTTCCTTTTGCTGGTGGTACAGATTTAATGGTTAAAAATGATGAATCATTAAATTACATTTATTTATATAAAATACCTGAATTAAAAAAAGTATATAAGGAAGATTCCTACTTAAAATTAGGAGCAGCCTCTACTTTTACAGAATTAATTGAAAATAAATTAATACCTGAAATATTAAGAGATGCTTTAAAGAAAATTGCTGCACCGGCTATTCGAAATTTTGGAACAATTGGCGGTAATATTGGAAATGGTTCTTCTAAGGCAGATTCCGTTTTAATATTTATGGTTTTAGATGCATATATTAAAGTACAGTCTAAAAATAATGAAAGAGTAATTCCTATTAAAGATTTTTATAAGGGCAATAAGAAACTGGATTTAAATAAGGATGAATTAATTACAGAAATCTGGTTACCTGAAAAAGAATATACGAATTATGTCTATGAAAAAGTTGGAGCTAGACAGGCTTTAGCAATTTCAAGAGTTGATTTTGCAGGAATAATAGATATTGAGGACAATATTATTAAACACATTGCAGTAGCTATTGGTGCCATAGAGGATTTAATAATAAGAAGACCTGATATTGACAATCTACTAATTGGTAAAACAATTGAGGAAGCAAAGTCCTTAAAAGAAGAATATTTAAATAAATACAGTGAAGCTATTAATCCGAGAGCTGGAAGAGTTTCTGTAGAATATAGAAAAGATGTTTCTATGAATTTCTTAAATTACTTTTTAGAATCAAAGGGAATTTAG
- a CDS encoding asparaginase, with protein MKRVLIISTGGTIASIKTENGLVPGISSTQLLEYLNIKLEGVEIDTLDLLNIDSTDIRVENWILIAKTIEKHYENYDGFVVTHGTDTLAYTAAALSYLIQNSRKPIVITGAQKSISNEITDAKMNLVNSITYASSEKSNNVVIVFNGKVIAGTRGRKEKTKSYDAFSSLNYPVLATIQDNKIIRFIQNEEKQNRPDFYFDLNNSVFLLKLIPTIEGDILDFIFEHYTCIIIESYGVGGIPKHIFDKFIKLSKKYSGNKIIVITTQVPMEGSDLMVYEVGQRLKGELSILESFDMTIEATVVKLMWAMAEGKGDYTKFKELFNRQINYDTLYDI; from the coding sequence ATGAAAAGAGTGTTAATAATATCTACTGGAGGGACAATAGCTTCAATAAAAACGGAGAATGGATTGGTTCCAGGAATTAGCTCAACTCAGCTATTAGAATATCTTAATATAAAACTTGAAGGTGTGGAAATAGATACACTGGATTTATTAAATATAGATAGTACAGATATTAGAGTGGAAAATTGGATTTTAATTGCTAAAACAATTGAGAAACACTATGAAAATTATGATGGCTTTGTAGTAACTCATGGTACCGATACCTTAGCCTATACAGCTGCAGCACTTTCCTACTTAATACAAAACTCTAGAAAACCCATTGTAATTACAGGGGCACAAAAATCCATAAGCAATGAAATAACAGATGCTAAAATGAATTTAGTCAACAGTATAACATATGCAAGTAGTGAAAAGTCCAACAATGTTGTAATTGTTTTTAATGGAAAGGTAATTGCAGGAACAAGAGGAAGAAAAGAAAAAACAAAGAGTTACGATGCTTTTTCCAGTTTAAATTATCCGGTTTTAGCTACAATTCAAGATAATAAAATTATTAGATTTATTCAGAATGAAGAAAAACAAAATAGACCGGATTTTTATTTTGATTTAAACAATTCTGTATTTTTATTAAAGTTAATTCCAACAATAGAAGGGGATATTTTAGATTTTATATTTGAACACTATACCTGTATTATTATTGAATCCTACGGGGTAGGTGGTATTCCAAAACATATTTTTGACAAGTTCATTAAATTATCTAAAAAGTATTCTGGAAATAAAATTATTGTAATAACAACACAGGTTCCAATGGAAGGCTCGGATTTAATGGTTTATGAAGTTGGACAGAGATTAAAGGGAGAACTTAGTATTTTAGAATCCTTTGATATGACAATTGAAGCAACAGTTGTTAAATTAATGTGGGCTATGGCTGAAGGAAAAGGGGACTATACTAAATTTAAAGAGTTGTTTAATAGACAAATAAACTACGATACCCTATATGATATTTAG
- a CDS encoding histidinol-phosphatase HisJ family protein produces MIDLHNHSEFSFDSKTPIEENIQAAINKNLKYIAVTDHMDLIKVTDNYEDGIDIPGYFEKVKILKEKYKDKIKVLYGIEVGIQYETAKKNDEITSQFDFDFIIGSIHSLKEQDIVLDRLFYKYPPRDLYKLYYTEMLKAVESTKNFDVLGHIDYIDRYAPSNKTIPNIIEYKDIIEEILKYLIKNNKGIEVNTAGIRAGLSYMHPKKEVLKWYRELGGEIITIGSDAHRKEDIGEGVFEACEMLKELGFKGVYVFEKRVPKKIEF; encoded by the coding sequence ATGATAGACTTACACAATCATTCAGAGTTTTCTTTTGACTCAAAAACACCAATTGAAGAAAATATTCAGGCTGCAATAAATAAAAATCTTAAATATATTGCCGTAACTGATCATATGGATTTAATAAAAGTTACAGATAATTATGAAGACGGTATAGATATACCCGGCTATTTTGAAAAAGTAAAAATATTAAAAGAAAAATACAAGGACAAAATTAAGGTTCTTTATGGAATTGAAGTAGGAATTCAATATGAAACAGCAAAGAAAAATGATGAAATAACAAGTCAATTCGACTTTGATTTTATTATTGGGTCAATTCATTCTCTAAAGGAACAAGATATTGTTTTAGATAGATTATTTTATAAATATCCTCCAAGGGATTTGTATAAATTATATTATACAGAAATGTTAAAAGCAGTAGAAAGTACAAAAAACTTCGATGTACTTGGTCATATTGACTATATTGACAGATACGCTCCAAGTAATAAAACAATACCAAATATAATTGAATATAAGGATATTATTGAGGAAATTTTAAAGTATCTTATTAAAAATAATAAGGGTATAGAAGTTAATACTGCAGGAATAAGAGCGGGTTTAAGTTATATGCATCCAAAAAAAGAAGTGCTAAAATGGTATAGGGAACTTGGTGGAGAAATCATTACAATAGGTTCTGATGCCCATAGAAAAGAAGATATTGGAGAAGGGGTGTTTGAGGCCTGTGAAATGTTAAAGGAATTAGGCTTTAAGGGAGTTTACGTTTTTGAAAAACGAGTTCCTAAAAAAATAGAATTTTAG